A single region of the Gottschalkia purinilytica genome encodes:
- a CDS encoding GerMN domain-containing protein: MKHKKIIGIILTILLSLLLYGCNKIDQIRGIIFEEKGDIEIIRNDEEEINASIETNLRDTTLYYQNENGYLVPIKRQIPWEEGIAKAALKNMTDTVAVREDINPIGLKPIIPTGTEIRGMTVDNETGICKIDFSKEIENYEGKKQEENMIKGIVYTLTEFPNIKEVQIIIDGKAVTTMKHGTNIEKPLKREDINLIEVSGNTDSKMVVYYKGTGSGEYEYYVPVTIPVSSHKNNILTALGYLFKGAPELSGLYTDIPDGVKLQQAQVSDGTIYVDVKLDNENSIKDQVAFDKMSKNISLTLSQFENVKNIEVLVDGKTLQEAGLPLEGQGTAIPVFANEY; this comes from the coding sequence ATGAAACATAAAAAAATTATAGGAATTATACTTACTATATTATTATCCTTATTATTATATGGATGCAATAAGATTGACCAAATAAGGGGGATAATATTTGAAGAAAAGGGAGACATTGAGATAATAAGGAATGATGAAGAAGAGATAAATGCAAGTATAGAAACTAACTTAAGAGATACAACACTTTACTATCAAAATGAAAATGGGTATTTAGTACCTATTAAAAGACAAATACCTTGGGAAGAAGGAATAGCAAAAGCTGCTCTTAAGAACATGACTGATACCGTTGCAGTGAGAGAAGATATTAATCCTATAGGGTTAAAACCTATTATACCAACAGGAACAGAAATAAGAGGAATGACCGTTGATAACGAGACTGGTATATGTAAAATTGATTTTAGTAAAGAAATAGAGAACTATGAAGGTAAGAAACAAGAGGAAAATATGATAAAAGGAATAGTGTATACTCTTACAGAATTTCCAAATATAAAAGAAGTACAAATTATAATAGACGGGAAAGCAGTTACTACAATGAAACACGGAACTAATATAGAAAAACCTCTTAAGAGAGAAGATATAAACTTAATAGAAGTATCTGGAAACACTGATTCGAAAATGGTAGTTTACTATAAAGGAACTGGAAGTGGAGAGTATGAATATTATGTTCCTGTTACTATTCCAGTATCTTCACATAAGAATAATATATTAACAGCACTAGGATACTTGTTTAAGGGAGCTCCTGAGCTTTCAGGATTATATACAGATATTCCAGATGGGGTAAAACTTCAACAAGCTCAGGTAAGCGACGGAACTATATATGTAGATGTTAAACTAGATAATGAAAACTCTATAAAAGATCAAGTTGCTTTTGATAAAATGTCTAAAAATATAAGTCTTACTTTATCTCAGTTTGAAAATGTGAAAAATATAGAAGTATTAGTTGACGGAAAAACATTACAAGAAGCAGGATTACCATTGGAAGGGCAAGGCACGGCTATACCTGTATTTGCTAATGAATATTAA
- the feoB gene encoding ferrous iron transport protein B produces MNTIALVGNPNCGKTTIFNALTGTNQHVGNWPGVTVEKKEGTLKFKGEKYNIVDLPGTYSLGAYSEDEIVARDFIMKDNPDVVINMVDATNIERNLYLTTQLLEMGTKVIIALNMMDEAKSRKIDINIEKLSKELGVPVVPTVASKKEGVDKLIEEAIKLMKKDKPCEDKINYGKEVDEQIDYLKEIIENSYTDIEYPSKWVAIKLLEGDSYIQDIITKKTDSNILDIVQESIDTVAATSMEPELIIVDKRYEFIGNAVNKSVKKPKVEVTTKSDKIDKVLTHKWLGLPIFALIMFIVYQVTFVVGQGFLGDLVAGAIESLGEKLASVLTNMNAPELLISFITDGVIGGVGTVLEFVPLIMVMYLLLGILEDSGYMARAAYVMDRIMRTLGLHGKTFISMLVGTGCNVPGIMSTRTLDSKKDRMIAILINPFISCSARLPVYLVFISAFFPKHGGLVLFSLYVIGFIIALIMGKIFSKTLFKGESSYFVMELPPYRIPTVKAILMNMWDKVSSFIKRAGTIILVVVTALWALSILPYGVEPYSEASILGKIGTFIAPIFKPAGYGTWQASVGLFAGVAAKEAVVAILGMVYAGVQEGSRLVTAIQGVFTPLSAFSFLIMTLLYTPCAAAIGTIRRETNSKKWAIFTAVYTFAIGWVLSVLVYQIGRLFGLS; encoded by the coding sequence TTGAATACTATTGCTTTAGTTGGAAATCCCAACTGTGGAAAAACTACTATTTTTAATGCTCTTACTGGCACCAATCAACATGTTGGAAACTGGCCAGGAGTTACAGTAGAAAAGAAAGAAGGAACTCTTAAATTTAAAGGAGAAAAATATAATATAGTAGACTTACCTGGAACTTATAGTTTAGGAGCTTATTCTGAAGATGAGATAGTTGCAAGAGACTTTATTATGAAAGATAATCCAGATGTAGTAATAAATATGGTTGATGCAACAAATATTGAAAGAAATTTATACCTTACTACTCAATTATTAGAAATGGGAACTAAGGTTATCATTGCTCTTAATATGATGGATGAAGCTAAGAGTAGAAAGATAGATATTAATATAGAAAAGCTATCTAAAGAATTAGGTGTTCCTGTTGTACCAACAGTAGCTTCTAAAAAAGAGGGTGTAGATAAACTTATTGAAGAAGCTATAAAGCTTATGAAAAAAGATAAGCCTTGTGAAGATAAAATAAATTATGGAAAAGAAGTAGATGAGCAGATAGATTATCTAAAAGAAATTATAGAAAATTCTTATACTGATATTGAATATCCTTCTAAATGGGTTGCTATTAAACTTCTTGAAGGTGATAGTTATATACAAGATATAATTACAAAGAAAACTGATTCTAATATTCTTGACATAGTTCAAGAGAGTATAGATACTGTTGCTGCTACTTCTATGGAGCCAGAACTTATTATAGTAGATAAAAGATACGAGTTCATTGGAAATGCAGTTAATAAAAGTGTTAAAAAACCTAAAGTAGAAGTAACAACTAAATCAGATAAGATAGATAAGGTATTAACTCATAAATGGCTTGGATTACCTATTTTTGCTTTAATAATGTTTATAGTATATCAAGTAACTTTCGTTGTAGGTCAAGGATTTCTTGGTGATTTAGTAGCTGGTGCAATAGAATCCCTAGGAGAAAAATTAGCTTCAGTTCTTACTAATATGAATGCGCCAGAACTATTAATTTCATTTATAACTGATGGAGTTATTGGTGGAGTTGGAACTGTACTTGAATTTGTTCCATTGATAATGGTTATGTACCTGCTGCTTGGTATTCTAGAAGATAGTGGATATATGGCAAGAGCAGCATATGTTATGGACAGAATAATGAGAACTCTAGGACTTCATGGTAAAACTTTCATATCTATGTTAGTAGGTACTGGATGTAATGTACCAGGAATTATGTCTACTAGAACCTTAGATAGTAAAAAAGATAGAATGATTGCTATTTTAATAAATCCTTTTATTTCTTGTAGTGCTAGATTACCTGTATATTTAGTATTTATTTCAGCATTTTTCCCTAAACACGGTGGACTAGTTTTATTTTCTTTATATGTAATAGGATTCATTATTGCTTTAATAATGGGAAAAATATTTAGTAAAACCTTATTTAAAGGTGAATCTTCTTATTTCGTTATGGAGCTTCCCCCATATAGAATTCCTACTGTAAAAGCAATTTTAATGAATATGTGGGACAAAGTAAGCTCTTTCATAAAGAGAGCAGGAACTATAATACTCGTAGTTGTAACTGCACTTTGGGCATTATCAATATTACCTTATGGTGTTGAACCTTACAGCGAGGCAAGTATTCTTGGAAAGATAGGAACATTTATTGCTCCAATATTTAAACCAGCGGGATATGGAACATGGCAAGCTTCAGTAGGGTTATTTGCAGGTGTAGCAGCAAAAGAAGCAGTTGTAGCAATATTAGGTATGGTATATGCAGGTGTGCAAGAGGGATCAAGACTTGTTACTGCTATCCAAGGAGTTTTCACTCCATTAAGTGCTTTTTCATTCTTGATTATGACACTATTGTATACACCTTGTGCAGCGGCAATTGGTACTATTAGAAGAGAAACAAACTCGAAAAAATGGGCTATCTTCACAGCAGTTTATACTTTCGCGATAGGCTGGGTATTATCAGTACTTGTATACCAAATAGGTAGACTATTCGGATTAAGCTAA
- a CDS encoding N-acetylmuramoyl-L-alanine amidase family protein produces the protein MKRIISLSLIFVMLFSLSMSSIGQSQFVRVFIDGQYRDVRKVNVYFNGQTVVGNSPSIIYQERTLVPIRAIAERLNAKIEWNQQTEEATIITSTKKIVFKINSNYVTVNGVKKPIPYNTPAKLMDDASTMVPLRFVSEELGCEVLWDAPTWTARINYNNGENPPALNQVSDIAVKNISGNALPQIEIKTSGQARYTTMELSNPDKLVIDIHDSKLNVNGSGYIEKAVGKWPLQTIRASQFDQDTVRVVLDLSKMVRPQITTPNVNTISLNFTNKLEKITKEVINGKEAIVLHNMYPQEYNSFTLPNPNRVVVDLRNTIAPDSIGSISTGVVGSVRVSQFSNDGSYPQGEKVTRVVMDINSSYTSPTLSVEKSNDKMILYVNGQSTGGGTNPGTNPGTNPGNGKLIMIDPGHGGSDPGTTSVSGKYKEKDLALNVALKLDKKLKALGYRTMLTRSDDRRVELRERTKMANDNNVDAFISIHFNSVDNAPTATGLETFYSSKNISKIKLQDDYPYAKKIQDGIVSALKGRNRGVIDRSLAVTRDVKMISALAELGFISNPNDEKIIVTESYLEKCAQSLATSIDNYFK, from the coding sequence TTGAAAAGGATAATTTCGCTTTCGCTGATATTTGTTATGCTATTTAGCTTAAGCATGAGTTCTATAGGTCAATCTCAATTTGTCAGAGTATTTATAGATGGGCAATACAGAGATGTAAGAAAAGTAAATGTTTACTTTAATGGACAAACTGTAGTGGGAAACTCTCCATCTATTATATATCAAGAAAGAACATTAGTACCAATAAGAGCCATAGCTGAAAGACTAAATGCTAAGATAGAATGGAATCAGCAAACTGAAGAAGCAACAATAATTACAAGTACTAAAAAAATAGTGTTTAAAATTAATAGTAATTATGTAACTGTTAATGGAGTAAAAAAACCTATTCCTTATAACACTCCAGCTAAGTTAATGGATGATGCAAGTACAATGGTACCTTTAAGATTTGTGTCAGAAGAGCTTGGATGTGAAGTATTATGGGATGCACCAACGTGGACTGCAAGAATTAACTATAATAATGGAGAAAATCCTCCAGCACTAAATCAAGTTAGTGATATTGCAGTAAAAAACATAAGTGGTAATGCTCTTCCGCAAATAGAGATAAAAACAAGTGGACAAGCTAGATATACTACTATGGAATTAAGTAATCCAGATAAACTAGTAATAGATATACATGATAGTAAACTAAATGTAAATGGAAGTGGATATATAGAAAAAGCTGTAGGAAAGTGGCCTTTACAAACTATAAGGGCATCTCAATTTGATCAAGATACAGTTAGAGTTGTTTTAGATTTAAGTAAGATGGTGAGACCGCAAATAACGACTCCTAATGTAAATACTATATCTCTTAACTTTACAAATAAGCTTGAAAAGATAACTAAAGAAGTCATAAATGGTAAAGAGGCTATAGTACTACATAACATGTACCCACAAGAATATAATAGCTTTACACTTCCAAATCCAAATAGAGTTGTAGTAGATCTAAGAAATACTATAGCTCCTGATAGTATAGGAAGTATCTCTACTGGTGTTGTTGGAAGTGTAAGAGTATCTCAATTTTCCAATGATGGATCTTATCCACAGGGAGAAAAAGTTACAAGAGTAGTAATGGATATTAATAGTAGTTATACTAGTCCTACCTTATCTGTAGAAAAGTCTAATGATAAGATGATACTTTATGTTAATGGTCAATCTACAGGTGGAGGAACTAATCCAGGAACTAATCCAGGAACTAATCCTGGAAATGGAAAGCTAATTATGATAGATCCAGGTCATGGAGGATCTGATCCTGGAACAACATCAGTTTCTGGTAAATACAAAGAAAAAGATCTAGCTTTAAATGTAGCTTTAAAACTAGATAAAAAATTGAAGGCACTTGGATATAGAACCATGCTTACAAGAAGTGATGATAGAAGAGTGGAATTAAGAGAGAGAACTAAAATGGCTAATGATAATAATGTTGATGCATTTATAAGTATACACTTTAATTCAGTTGATAATGCTCCTACTGCAACAGGTTTAGAAACTTTTTATTCTTCTAAAAATATTAGTAAAATAAAATTACAAGATGATTACCCATATGCAAAGAAAATACAAGATGGGATTGTGTCAGCATTGAAAGGTAGAAATAGAGGCGTAATTGATAGATCTCTTGCAGTAACAAGAGATGTTAAAATGATATCAGCTTTAGCAGAATTAGGATTTATATCAAATCCGAATGATGAAAAGATAATAGTAACTGAAAGTTATCTTGAAAAATGCGCTCAATCTTTAGCAACATCTATAGATAATTACTTTAAATAA
- a CDS encoding FeoC-like transcriptional regulator, which yields MLVDTLREISNMSAFSKKALASKMNTSEDVIEQVLEQLKRMKYISEENNEASCSSGCKSCHTTCSPNPINTLTITEKGRKLLNSN from the coding sequence ATGTTAGTAGATACTCTAAGAGAAATAAGCAATATGTCAGCTTTTTCTAAAAAGGCATTAGCAAGTAAAATGAATACTAGTGAAGATGTAATAGAGCAAGTTCTGGAACAATTGAAAAGAATGAAATATATTTCAGAAGAAAATAATGAAGCTAGTTGTAGCTCAGGATGTAAAAGCTGTCATACAACTTGTTCTCCAAATCCAATAAATACTTTAACTATTACGGAGAAGGGAAGAAAACTACTAAATTCTAATTAA
- a CDS encoding AIR synthase family protein translates to MEIGKVPNDLLEKLVFENIKNKREEVIVHAGVGKDCSVIDFGEYSCVVSTDPITGATHNIGSLAINISCNDVAASGAEPIGVLMTILAPANTTEKDLEQIMKDAGKASEKLNVEIVGGHTEITDAVNRVVITTTVIGKQLKERVITMENIKVGDKILITKSAGIEGTSIIANELEDRLKNKLSEELIREAQALGDNISVVKEGMICASIGVNYMHDITEGGVLGAIWEASEAIGKGVKVKRELIPIKQSTNEICSIFNINPLRLISSGSMLIIASDKNSELILKELRKENIQVTIIGEVTEEDIIIEEDGQGVTIDPPQSDELYKVI, encoded by the coding sequence ATGGAAATAGGAAAAGTGCCAAATGACCTACTTGAAAAATTAGTATTTGAAAACATAAAAAATAAAAGAGAAGAAGTCATAGTTCATGCAGGTGTAGGAAAGGATTGTTCAGTAATTGACTTTGGAGAATATAGTTGTGTAGTTTCGACTGACCCTATAACAGGAGCTACACATAATATAGGTAGTTTAGCTATTAATATTTCATGTAATGATGTAGCTGCAAGTGGCGCTGAACCTATAGGAGTTCTTATGACTATTTTAGCTCCAGCTAATACTACAGAAAAAGATTTAGAGCAAATAATGAAAGATGCTGGGAAAGCTTCTGAAAAGTTAAATGTAGAAATAGTTGGCGGTCATACGGAAATAACTGATGCAGTTAATAGAGTAGTTATAACTACTACAGTCATAGGAAAGCAATTAAAAGAGAGAGTTATTACTATGGAAAATATAAAAGTAGGAGATAAAATTCTTATAACGAAATCAGCAGGAATAGAGGGAACATCAATAATAGCTAATGAATTAGAAGATAGATTAAAAAATAAGTTGTCAGAAGAATTAATAAGGGAAGCACAAGCCCTAGGAGATAATATAAGTGTAGTTAAAGAAGGAATGATATGTGCAAGTATTGGAGTAAATTATATGCATGATATTACAGAAGGTGGAGTTTTAGGAGCTATATGGGAAGCTTCAGAAGCTATAGGTAAAGGAGTGAAAGTAAAAAGAGAACTTATACCTATAAAACAGTCGACAAATGAAATATGTAGTATTTTTAATATAAATCCACTTAGACTAATATCAAGTGGAAGTATGCTTATAATAGCTTCTGATAAAAACTCAGAGTTAATACTAAAAGAACTTAGAAAAGAAAATATACAAGTCACTATTATAGGAGAAGTTACAGAGGAAGATATTATTATAGAAGAAGATGGACAAGGTGTAACTATAGATCCACCTCAAAGTGATGAATTATATAAAGTAATATAA
- a CDS encoding FeoA family protein produces MDSLDKMPLGAKVKVKEISKDAHVKRRLMDMGVVPGVQVEIKGKAPLGDPIEILIRGYKLTLRKNEASNIIVEQL; encoded by the coding sequence ATGGATAGTTTAGATAAAATGCCATTAGGTGCAAAAGTAAAAGTTAAGGAAATATCAAAGGATGCACATGTTAAAAGAAGACTTATGGATATGGGGGTAGTTCCCGGGGTACAAGTAGAAATAAAAGGAAAAGCTCCATTAGGAGATCCTATTGAAATCTTAATAAGAGGATATAAACTTACTTTAAGAAAAAATGAAGCATCAAATATTATTGTAGAACAACTTTAA
- a CDS encoding FeoA family protein: MACVPLSFFIEGEKGVVDNISGGEKISKRLYEMGFNKGAEVKVVKNDAGTIIVSLSGCRVAIGRGLAQKIMINR, translated from the coding sequence ATGGCTTGTGTACCTCTAAGTTTTTTTATAGAAGGCGAAAAAGGTGTAGTCGATAATATTTCAGGTGGAGAGAAAATTTCTAAAAGACTTTATGAAATGGGTTTTAATAAAGGAGCGGAAGTAAAAGTTGTGAAAAATGATGCAGGAACTATAATAGTTTCTCTATCAGGATGTAGAGTTGCTATTGGAAGAGGACTTGCTCAAAAAATAATGATTAACCGGTAA